The following proteins are encoded in a genomic region of Vanessa tameamea isolate UH-Manoa-2023 chromosome 4, ilVanTame1 primary haplotype, whole genome shotgun sequence:
- the LOC113395795 gene encoding P2R1A-PPP2R2A-interacting phosphatase regulator 1 isoform X2, whose amino-acid sequence MFTNNSLPRTRSNSISCSPLSAAVNIPGSIQSTCGRRLTPRVNQLRAEECADVSNTREVAHEREVHTAMQMGQSYEDLTLLGGPANSPTRVPRFSPVVSPSPTRKYTTRRSLSPIALRASSFSPVRPNVLVGKRRCDDGDASLCKRMCTGRLTPSTPGTPDSDSLECTFRPVSPRGDPPRPS is encoded by the exons ATGTTCACGAATAACAGTTTACCCCGCACGCGCAGTAATAGCATCAGCTGCAGTCCTCTGTCAGCAGCCGTCAACATACCTGGGAGTATACAA AGCACGTGCGGCCGGCGCCTCACCCCGCGCGTGAACCAGCTGCGCGCGGAGGAGTGCGCCGACGTGAGCAACACGCGGGAGGTGGCGCACGAGCGGGAGGTGCACACCGCCATGCAGATGGGGCAGTCCTACGAGGACCTCACGCTGCTGGGCGGGCCCGCAAACTCGCCCACCAGGGTGCCCAG GTTCTCGCCCGTGGTGTCGCCGTCGCCCACGCGCAAGTACACGACGCGGCGCAGCCTGTCGCCCATCGCGCTGCGGGCGTCGTCGTTCAGCCCCGTGCGGCCCAACGTGCTGGTGGGCAAGCGGCGCTGCGACGACGGCGACGCGTCGCTGTGCAAGCGCATGTGCACGGGCCGCCTCACGCCGTCCACGCCCGGCACGCCCGACTCCGACTCGCTGGAGTGCACGTTCCGGCCCGTGTCCCCGCGCGGCGACCCCCCGCGGCCCAGCTAG